From Gigantopelta aegis isolate Gae_Host chromosome 11, Gae_host_genome, whole genome shotgun sequence, the proteins below share one genomic window:
- the LOC121385582 gene encoding FAST kinase domain-containing protein 4-like has translation MPKDSFLLESLERQVLWSVRKWQIHSVIKLIEALHVHQETTFRCQMLSEAKSIIEKRWVEISNPYDIVSLMYIFDKPKDRVVFSKVQERALDLVDSMVPSSLYKVLYLSSKQKVRNTPLIRASVYHLNKKGVNLELFQLANLLYACSSLNIYDDSLLTTTLESIKDKLSTMDSPKTALMMLKSVSILRWHQNDAVDSILGYLGNHLSKLSAIDKVGIVLSIARLNHISPTTKKLVGKFSADEFKELKESSPMLYLDYVWSLCVLRYADESTVSSVLSSDFHSRVTGDSVEEYHRQVASIKLMNVQTSARHDLTSYSGPTLPADWLTNISQNLIRPGRPLSESVVSALTSTAPVDRFTKIDVLTPFGYFLDVEMFVNQSGQPLPYQQTSENKTPNTSRIGLKILNFPDMTQKSVHPVGLHVMARRHLEREGFTVVELPYHELSDKGTVVQKVQYIQNKIKQAVSPPTST, from the exons ATGCCCAAAGACTCCTTCCTGTTAGAATCTCTCGAACGCCAGGTGCTGTGGTCCGTGAGAAAATGGCAGATTCACAGTGTCATTAAGCTCATAGAAGCCCTCCATGTTCATCAGGAGACGACCTTCCGTTGTCAGATGTTGTCTGAAGCTAAATCAATCATCGAGAAGCGGTGGGTGGAAATATCGAACCCGTACGATATCGTTTCTCTTATGTACATCTTCGACAAGCCCAAAGACAGGGTGGTGTTTTCCAAGGTTCAAGAGCGAGCGTTGGACTTAGTTGACTCGATGGTGCCGTCATCTCTGTACAAAGTTCTGTATCTTTCTTCTAAACAGAAGGTGAGGAACACCCCTCTGATTCGTGCATCGGTGTATCACCTTAATAAAAAAGGTGTCAATTTAGAACTGTTTCAGCTAGCCAATCTTCTGTATGCTTGTAGCAGTTTGAACATCTACGATGACAGTTTACTAACAACCACACTAGAGAGCATCAAAGATAAACTCAGCACTATGGATTCTCCCAAAACAGCCTTGATGATGCTAAAGTCTGTCAGCATTCTGCGCTGGCATCAAAATGATGCTGTCGATTCCATCTTGGGATACCTGGGAAACCACTTAAGCAAACTGTCAGCAATAGACAAAGTTGGAATTGTTTTATCTATAGCACGGTTAAACCATATTAGTCCTACAACTAAGAAGCTTGTCGGGAAGTTTTCTGCTGATGAATTCAAGGAGCTGAAAGAGTCGTCACCAATGCTGTACCTCGACTACGTCTGGTCTCTGTGTGTGTTGAGGTATGCAGATGAGTCGACGGTCTCCTCCGTTCTCAGCTCCGACTTCCACTCAAGAGTTACAG GTGACTCTGTCGAGGAGTATCACAGACAGGTGGCGTCCATTAAGCTGATGAATGTGCAGACCTCGGCGCGACACGATCTGACTTCATACAGTGGCCCCACTCTACCAGCCGACTGGCTGACTAACATCTCACAG aatcTCATACGACCTGGGCGACCATTATCTGAGTCTGTAGTTTCTGCACTGACCAGCACGGCTCCTGTTGATCGCTTCACTAAAATAGATGTCTTGACTCCGTTTGGCTACTTCCTTG ATGTTGAAATGTTTGTGAACCAGTCTGGACAGCCTCTTCCATATCAACAAACCAGTGAGAACAAAACACCAAACACATCCAG AATCGGATTAAAGATTTTAAATTTCCCAGACATGACACAGAAATCAGTACACCCGGTCGGCCTGCATGTGATGGCTCGCAGACATCTCGAAAGAGAGGGCTTCACAGTTGTAGAA CTTCCGTATCATGAACTATCTGACAAGGGGACAGTTGTACAAAAAGTTCagtacattcagaacaagatcAAGCAAGCTGTGAGTCCTCCAACAAGTACTTGA
- the LOC121385366 gene encoding uncharacterized protein LOC121385366 — protein sequence MLGLLVIFLTCGSLQVYSEKLGIWINSSAEQVDFRYTIITVKTWWEAAYSGCAGVGGRLAISGTTNDEVWRKMESGRSYWMGALETFSPWIWTEDNTPLFQHAQDHDVSVYSSKNYRTIQRNNAFACYQICRTRRIGLRGNRCYCSVANPGSAMSLRMDNIRCPGTYQEYCGGQNTVSIYEITLPKPLRLHAIDTIPGDHNCGYLDHHKINNVTELLFQSCNSFQAYRICDEQNFQTKDITCNGDICISKKSKSNWHGADIACGNKLIKVTNNTVPNLYSLLRPRYTHQFWIGLQRRKEWRWLDGSLANVMGINGSECLIWWHNNRGRWIWYTNCDSPGSAVCQLYKRTTTTATLSTTTPTTTTTPTSSASQKTILQSSEKPTTNRNGSSSETPGTKSKKSASNNELDPDTSNGDAVGIGVSLGILAAIALITTTSVVWMKRRKYLCFKDKQHPGANVRMNSNNNTTDIANQHDNTNYSIATAPSEYEFENAAMVKDESADHVIYEIENDINYEVMQTDEIATATTEPKDEIYEMANYDDIPQDQKADDKGSTDRITEGRYRGLSTIPQRTISGSSGSVYDHLADDLKSDNLIHGAPGDQKTSTANKDIYNHIDSKGGGGDTYDTADTVATSNIVGDEYSHVGKAFDVPAGHMTSALSADVYNHIDSKGSGGDTTYDSTDDIVTSHFSDDDYSHIEKAADDTYYNVGDVKDVGDDVEDGEGESEYANYRFPHK from the exons GTATTTGGATTAATTCATCCGCTGAACAAGTCGACTTTAGATATACGATAATCACAGTAAAAACCTGGTGGGAGGCGGCGTACTCGGGGTGTGCTGGCGTGGGCGGAAGATTGGCGATAAGCGGAACAACAAACGACGAGGTGTGGCGTAAAATGGAGTCTGGTAGATCTTACTGGATGGGAGCTTTGGAAACCTTTTCTCCTTGGATCTGGACAG AAGACAACACACCATTATTCCAACACGCCCAAGACCACGATGTTTCCGTATATAGTAGCAAAAACTATAGGACGATACAGAGGAACAACGCCTTTGCCTGTTATCAGATTTGTCGTACGAGAAGAATCGGCTTGCgg GGAAACCGGTGTTATTGTTCTGTGGCAAATCCAGGATCCGCTATGTCTCTCAGAATGGATAACATCAGATGTCCAGGAACGTACCAGGAATACTGTGGCGGACAAAACACAGTATCCATATACGAAATTA CACTACCAAAACCCTTGCGTCTACATGCAATTGATACAATTCCCGGAGATCATAACTGTGGTTACTTAGATCACCACAAGATAAACAATGTCACCGAACTTCTCTTTCAAAGCTGTAACTCTTTTCAGGCTTATCGCATTTGTGATG AACAGAATTTTCAAACAAAAGACATTACCTGCAATGGCGATATTTGTATTTCGAAGAAATCGAAGTCCAACTGGCACGGTGCGGATATTGCTTGTGGTAATAAACTAATAAAAGTCACAAACAACACTGTACCCAATTTATACAGTCTTTTACGTCCGAGGTACACACACCAGTTTTGGATCGGTCTCCAACGACGTAAAGAATGGCGATGGCTTGATG GTTCCTTGGCCAACGTAATGGGTATCAATGGAAGCGAGTGTCTTATATGGTGGCATAATAACCGAGGGCGTTGGATATGGTATACCAACTGTGATTCACCAGGATCGGCTGTCTGTCAATTAT ACAAACGAACCACAACCACAGCCACATTGAGCACCACAACACCAACCACTACGACAACACCTACGTCTTCAGCGTCACAGAAAACCATTTTACAGAGTTCTGAAAAACCGACCACAAACAGAAATGGCAGTTCGTCTGAAACGCCAGGAACAAAATCGAAGAAGAGCGCCAGTAACAATGAATTGGACCCAGACACATCTAACGGCGACGCAG ttgGAATTGGAGTTTCTCTTGGGATTTTAGCAGCCATAGCATTGATCACAACAACGTCCGTGGTTTGGATGAAAAG GAGAAAGTACCTGTGTTTTAAAGATAAACAACACCCAGGCGCCAATGTCCGTATGAATTCAAATAACAATACAACAGACATCGCCAACCAGCATGACAACACTAACTATTCCATCGCTACAGCACCATCAGAATACGAGTTCGAAAACGCAGCAATGGTCAAGGACGAGTCAGCAGACCACGTGATCTATGAAATTGAGAATGACATCAATTATGAAGTAATGCAGACCGATGAAATAGCTACTGCTACTACAGAGCCTAAAGATGAAATATACGAAATGGCAAATTACGATGACATCCCTCAGGACCAGAAAGCTGACGATAAAGGATCCACGGATCGGATCACAGAAGGCAGATACAGGGGCTTATCAACCATACCTCAACGTACGATTAGCGGCAGCAGTGGTTCCGTGTACGATCATTTAGCAGATGACCTCAAATCTGACAATCTTATTCACGGTGCCCCTGGAGATCAAAAGACTTCAACagccaataaagacatttatAACCATATAGATTCTAAAGGCGGCGGTGGCGACACTTATGATACAGCAGACACCGTTGCAACGTCAAACATTGTTGGTGATGAGTATAGTCATGTAGGGAAAGCCTTCGATGTCCCTGCTGGTCACATGACTTCAGCACTTTCTGCAGACGTTTATAACCACATAGATTCGAAAGGAAGTGGCGGCGATACTACTTATGATTCAACAGACGATATTGTGACGTCACACTTTTCTGATGATGATTACAGCCATATAGAGAAAGCAGCTGATGACACGTATTACAATGTTGGTGATGTCAAGGACGTTGGGGATGACGTAGAAGATGGCGAAGGCGAAAGTGAATATGCTAACTACAGGTTTCCCCATAAGTGA